In one bacterium genomic region, the following are encoded:
- a CDS encoding amino acid ABC transporter ATP-binding protein: MIDVSNVYKTFYSRHKVAALVDVSLQVDKGEVVVICGPSGSGKSTLLRCLNHLETIDKGNIIIDGIHLTDSRTNINNVRAEVGMVFQSFNLFPHMTVLENVSIAQIKVRRRSRQEAEKLAMELLKKVGIPEKAKSYPSQLSGGQQQRVAIARALAMQPKIMLFDEPTSALDPEMIGEVLDVMKTLAREGMTMCCVTHEMGFAREVADRIVFMDEGGIVEIGTPDELFNDPKEDRTKAFLAQIL; encoded by the coding sequence GTGATTGATGTCAGCAATGTTTACAAAACTTTCTATTCAAGACACAAGGTTGCAGCGCTGGTCGATGTCTCCCTGCAGGTGGATAAGGGCGAGGTCGTGGTTATATGCGGCCCCTCGGGGTCCGGTAAAAGCACCCTCCTGCGATGTCTCAACCACCTGGAGACGATCGACAAGGGCAATATCATCATTGACGGGATCCATCTTACCGACTCACGCACCAACATCAACAATGTCCGTGCCGAGGTGGGGATGGTGTTCCAGAGTTTCAACCTTTTCCCGCACATGACAGTGCTGGAAAACGTCAGTATCGCCCAGATAAAGGTGCGCAGGAGGTCACGACAGGAAGCGGAAAAACTCGCTATGGAGTTGCTCAAAAAGGTTGGGATCCCGGAAAAAGCGAAATCATATCCTTCGCAACTGTCCGGAGGGCAACAGCAGAGAGTGGCCATCGCAAGAGCCCTTGCCATGCAGCCAAAGATCATGCTGTTTGATGAACCCACCTCAGCCCTCGACCCCGAGATGATCGGGGAAGTGCTTGACGTCATGAAGACCCTGGCCCGGGAAGGGATGACCATGTGCTGTGTCACCCACGAGATGGGGTTTGCCCGTGAGGTGGCTGACAGGATCGTTTTCATGGATGAGGGGGGCATTGTTGAAATCGGGACGCCGGATGAGCTGTTTAATGATCCCAAGGAGGATCGAACTAAGGCGTTCCTGGCGCAAATACTGTAA
- a CDS encoding flavin reductase family protein: MQKRSIKPSTFLAPVPVALVTCQDKGGRPNIITIAWTGVVCSDPPMVSISLRPSRYSYGIIKETGEFVVNIPTVDIILKADHCGITSGKDSDKFADTGLTPVSAEKVTPPLIGECCVSMECRLTEIVPLGIHDMFLGEIIATHVAEEAFDADGNIRMEIINPLGYSPIDRTYRAMGDALGGYGFSRKG; encoded by the coding sequence ATGCAAAAACGATCTATAAAACCTTCCACCTTCCTCGCCCCGGTTCCCGTGGCCCTTGTCACCTGCCAGGACAAAGGCGGGCGGCCCAACATAATCACCATTGCGTGGACCGGAGTGGTCTGTTCAGACCCGCCCATGGTCAGCATAAGCCTCAGGCCCTCCCGATACTCATACGGCATCATAAAGGAAACCGGAGAGTTTGTTGTGAATATACCCACCGTTGATATTATTCTGAAGGCTGATCACTGCGGAATAACTTCGGGTAAGGATTCGGACAAGTTCGCGGATACCGGATTGACGCCAGTGAGCGCCGAAAAGGTCACACCACCTCTTATAGGGGAATGTTGCGTGTCCATGGAGTGCAGGTTAACGGAGATCGTACCCCTGGGAATTCACGACATGTTCCTGGGAGAGATCATTGCGACACACGTTGCCGAGGAGGCCTTCGACGCTGACGGAAATATCCGGATGGAAATCATCAACCCTCTAGGTTACAGCCCCATAGATCGCACCTATAGGGCTATGGGAGACGCACTGGGGGGGTACGGGTTTTCCAGGAAAGGATAA